The following are encoded together in the Vibrio zhugei genome:
- the rlmD gene encoding 23S rRNA (uracil(1939)-C(5))-methyltransferase RlmD, which produces MARFYQPKKNTTINKKHQSVLIEKLDHQGAGIAFLNRKPVFIDGALPTETVLMQLTESKSKYARGQLIKVQQPSEQRVSAFCPHYQVCGGCDLQHLERQAQVDYKQQTLSQLMTKFSGESLSLSAPIIGKDVEYRRRARFSLFWNKSQQQLYFGFRQRQSKQIVNVTDCPVLTPALNRHLLPLKALLATFERPDKLGHLELVEGRNGVAVLLRYLSTLSGEDASKLRSYAQKEQLTLYFMPESNEVIREVGDELYYDENGATTPFTPVNFIQVNRDVNEKMVAQAIDWLELTSDDHVLDLFCGLGNFSLPIAQQVKHVTGIEGVDDMVLKAQDNARINQLENVRYYQSNLADDFTDQAWAQQTFDKILLDPARAGAPGLIEQMGHFAAQRIVYVSCNPATLARDSQSLLAQGYQLAKLGMLDMFPHTSHLESMALFIKS; this is translated from the coding sequence ATGGCGCGGTTTTATCAACCGAAGAAAAACACCACAATCAATAAAAAGCATCAGTCGGTTTTGATTGAAAAGTTGGATCACCAAGGGGCGGGGATCGCTTTCTTGAATAGAAAACCCGTTTTTATTGATGGCGCGCTACCAACTGAAACCGTATTAATGCAGCTTACTGAAAGCAAAAGTAAATACGCGCGTGGTCAGTTGATCAAGGTTCAGCAACCGAGTGAACAACGTGTCAGTGCTTTTTGTCCTCATTATCAAGTATGTGGGGGCTGTGATTTGCAGCATTTAGAGCGTCAAGCTCAGGTGGATTACAAACAGCAGACACTGTCGCAATTGATGACGAAGTTTTCCGGAGAGTCTTTATCACTATCCGCTCCAATTATTGGAAAAGATGTTGAGTACCGTCGCCGAGCTCGCTTCAGTCTCTTTTGGAATAAGTCGCAGCAGCAACTGTATTTTGGCTTTCGTCAACGGCAAAGTAAGCAAATTGTGAATGTGACCGATTGCCCAGTACTTACGCCGGCATTGAATCGTCACCTCTTACCACTTAAAGCATTGTTAGCAACGTTTGAACGTCCTGATAAACTAGGTCATCTTGAGTTGGTGGAAGGCCGTAATGGCGTTGCTGTCTTATTACGTTATCTGTCCACACTGAGCGGTGAAGATGCCAGCAAACTGCGCAGTTATGCCCAAAAAGAGCAACTGACATTATATTTCATGCCTGAAAGTAATGAAGTAATTCGAGAGGTGGGTGACGAACTTTATTATGATGAAAATGGGGCGACAACCCCATTTACGCCCGTTAATTTTATTCAGGTCAACCGGGATGTGAATGAAAAAATGGTCGCTCAAGCGATTGACTGGCTTGAACTCACCAGTGATGACCACGTACTAGACTTATTTTGTGGCTTGGGTAATTTTAGTTTACCGATCGCGCAGCAGGTTAAGCATGTGACGGGCATTGAGGGCGTGGATGATATGGTATTAAAAGCTCAAGACAACGCTCGCATCAATCAGTTGGAGAATGTGAGATATTATCAGTCCAATTTAGCGGATGATTTCACTGACCAAGCATGGGCTCAGCAAACATTCGATAAAATCTTGCTGGATCCTGCTCGCGCAGGAGCGCCAGGATTGATTGAGCAAATGGGACATTTTGCAGCACAACGTATAGTGTATGTTTCCTGTAATCCTGCTACGCTTGCCCGAGATAGCCAAAGTCTGTTGGCACAAGGGTATCAGTTAGCGAAGCTGGGTATGCTTGATATGTTTCCCCATACCAGTCATTTAGAGTCAATGGCATTATTTATTAAATCATGA
- a CDS encoding DUF6444 domain-containing protein: protein MKKSKFTEAPPVASDIKEANALIQELWEQLRFYEDKLKTNCSNSSKPPSTDGPKERAERKKLKALVVAIRAELNRVTQGINDNSQN, encoded by the coding sequence ATGAAAAAATCCAAATTCACAGAAGCGCCACCTGTGGCTTCTGATATCAAAGAAGCTAACGCACTCATTCAAGAGCTGTGGGAACAACTGCGTTTTTATGAAGATAAACTCAAGACCAATTGCTCCAACTCTTCAAAACCTCCTTCAACCGATGGGCCAAAAGAGCGAGCTGAAAGAAAAAAGCTCAAAGCTCTGGTGGTCGCCATTCGCGCGGAGCTAAACCGGGTCACTCAGGGCATCAACGACAACTCTCAGAACTAA